One Armatimonadota bacterium genomic window, TTCGTCTCGGCGGCGCTTGAGGGCGACGCCGATCTTGCGCTCGCTGTCGCGGTAGCCGCGCGCGGAGTCAATGAAGTTGATGCCGAGGTCGAGCGCGCGGTTGAGCGCGCGCGTCGCCTCCTCTGGGCTGATCTTGTGCAGCTTGATGGCGCCGAAACCTAACGCCGCCACCTCCATTCCGGTCGGGCCCAGCATACGACGTTCCACTCTCAATCGCCCCTTTCGCGCCGAGCGACGCAGACCCCGCCGCGGCACGCACTTGTTGTACTTAACCCTTCTCGCACGCAAGCTGGATTCCCTGTCGCGAGGTCGCCCCGCCCCCGCTACACACCGGCAGGCGGCGGTGCCGGCTCCGGCGAAAAGGGACCCGCATCCGCGGACCGGATGACGGAGGAGCAAGATGGAGCGACCCCAGGCGTTGACATCCGACAAGCTGCCGCGCCCTCGGGGGTCGTATTCACAGGCGGTGCGGGCGGGTGGGTTTCTGTTTGTCTCCGGCATGACCGCGATCTACCCGGAGAGCGGCCAGCCCTGCACCGGGCCGGTCGAGGAGCAGGTGCGGGTCACGCTGGACAACCTGCGGACGCTGCTTGACGAGGCGGGAGCGTCGTTGGCGCAGGTGGTCAAGACCACACTCTACCTGGCCGACATGGATGACTTCCAGGCGATGAACGAGATCTACGCCTCCTATTTCCCGCAGCGCCCGCCCGCGCGCACGACCCTCGAGGCCGCGCGCCTGCCAATGGATTTCCTGGTGGAGATAGATGCCATCGCGTGGCTGGGGGGCTGAGCTATGAGGAGGGGGCGGCGGTGAGCGAACACAGGGCCTCTTACCTGGAGCTG contains:
- a CDS encoding RidA family protein; translated protein: MERPQALTSDKLPRPRGSYSQAVRAGGFLFVSGMTAIYPESGQPCTGPVEEQVRVTLDNLRTLLDEAGASLAQVVKTTLYLADMDDFQAMNEIYASYFPQRPPARTTLEAARLPMDFLVEIDAIAWLGG